A window of Maioricimonas rarisocia genomic DNA:
CATGAAGATCTCGGTCCGTCCGCGGTAGTCGATCTGCTTGAGTGCCTCCAGCAGTGGCGTCCAGTCGAGCGGACCGCGATGAGGCAACTGCATCAGCTCCTGCTCCTTGGGGAGCTTCGTCATGCAGCCCATGCCGTGCTCCCAGGCCTGGAAGTGCACGAGTCGCTCACCCAGATTGCGGATGTGACCGGCCAGCAGCGACGGATCCTGCGGCAGGTGGTAGGGAGCCAGCGCAATCCCCAGATGCTCTGAGGGAATCGCATCGAGCAGCATCTGCTGCGATTCGGGGGACGAGACCAGGCTGCCGCTGTGGTTCTCGACTCCCAGGATCAGGCCGCGGTCCTCGGCTGCCTCGACGTGGGGCCGCAGCTTCGCGGCGAACTGACTGACCGCGGACTTGAGGTCATCACCAGTGAGCCCCTTCGGTCCGCCTGTGTTGCAGATGACCATGTCGCCGCCAAGGCGACGGACGAGGTCCATCTCCCCCTGCATGTTGAAGATGCCGTACTTGAAGCAGGTAAAGCTGCCCAGTTTGACATCGTGTTTCGCGAGCAGGTCGGCGAAAGCATCGGGGCCCATTTCGTCGATCTGTTCCCGCTGGTTGCCGTGCCGCTCCGCCCAGATCTCGATGTACTCGGCGCCGGTCTTGCGAACTTCGGGCAGGATCTCCGCCAGCGGCGCTTTGCCGTACATGGCGGAGGCGACAATGTAGTTGAGCCGAAACGGCTCGTCGGCGGCGAAGGCGGGACGGGCGAGCAGGCTGGAGGCGGCCAGTGCGGCGCAATGCCTGTGGAAGTCGCGGCGGGTCAGATGCGGTGTCACGATGTGGTCCTCTGCAAACTGGAAGGACTTCGCGTCAGGAAGTACGGCGTGCCGTCTGAGGAGCACGCATTGGCGGAAGCTGTTGAATTGCATCGTAGCCGGATCGAGGATGCGGCGAAAACCGTTGGGTGGCTGCGATGTCTGCGCTGTTGCCGCCAGGTCGATGCGCGATTTGAATTTCCCTCCGGCCGCTGCTAGGTTCTCCGACGCAAGAGAGAAGGGTTCCTGCTCGAAGATCGGCGGTCACCGATTGTTTTCCCGGTTGTGGTGAGTGAGGTACGGATCATGTTCGCTACAGCCGCAATCGCGCTGGGACTGGCGCTGATCGGAGGCTATCTGCTGGGGTCGATTCCGTTCGGCCTGCTGATCGGCTGGCAGGTCGGCAAGATCGATCTTCGCGAACACGGAAGCGGGAACATCGGCGCGACGAACGTCGGCCGAACGCTTGGCACCCGCTGGGGGCTGATCTGCCTCGGCCTCGACGCGCTCAAGGGGCTGTTGCCGGTCCTGCTGTTGCCCATGCTGCTGAGCGGGCTCTCGGAGTCGGCGGCACCCCATGTCGCCGTCTTTGCGGGCGTCGGTGCGGTGCTGGGACACATGTTTCCCTGCTGGCTCGGCTTTCGCGGCGGCAAGGGTGTGGCGACGGCCCTGGGCGTGGTCGCGATGCTGGCACCTCTAAGCACCCTACTGGCGGCCGGCATGTTCGCGGCGACGTTTGCGGTCTCGCGGATCGTTTCGCTCGGCTCGATGCTCGCGGCCGTCACGTTCGCTGTTGCCCAGTTCTGGCAGCTCGCTCCGACACCGTTCTCACGCGAGTCGTGGAGCATGGCCGCCTTCAGCGTGGCGGTTCCACTGCTGATCATCGTACGGCATCGCGAGAATCTGAAACGCCTGCTGACGGGAACAGAGAAGCGTTTCAGCAGCAAACCGGCAGCGAAGCAGAGTGCCGAGCCGGATGGCGCACCCCGATAGCCGGAGCGTCATCGCTCGCCAGAAACGTGTGCGTCAGAACCGCGTTACTCGACTTCGATCACGTTATGCAGGGCGTGATCGGAGAGTTCGCCGAAGGCAGCGTGCGTTGCCAGCTGCTTCGAGTAGTACGTGTCTGTCGTGCCGGAAAGCACGATGTTCGGGCCTTCCAGTTCGACACGCAGATCCCGAATGTGATCGCCGGTTCGCGAGCGGACAGTCCGTTCGACGCGGGCGATCAGTTCAGCAAGTGCCGGGTCAGCCTCGTGACGACCGGAGAAGCGGCTTGCCTGGGTCTGGCCAGTGAACGACATACCCTTCCTCCATGAACTTGCACACTCAACCACCTGCGTGCAGGCGACGCTCCGTCGCCATATTCGGCACCCCGACCGGAAGCTGGCCGGAGAGGGAAAGCATTCAGCCGTTCGCCCGCATTCGCAGCACGTTCGGTGGCAGTCAGCCGACCGGACGCATTAACGCATCAATGTAACCGTCACGACCCCTTCAGGTCAAACCAACCGCAGTAACCGCGAATTATCGCAGTGCTTAGGGGAGTGGAAGGTCGTCGGGGACGGCCTCCTCACCAGACTCGATGACGCGCATGCTCTTCCAGAGTCCGCCACGAAATCGCAGACAGAATCCAACTCCCATTGCGGTGATGTAGACGCTCGCCGCTCCCCAGCAACCGTACAGGCCGTGTTCGGGGATGTTGCGGCTGAGCCACCAGGCAGGCAGAACCAGCAGACACCAGCCACACGCGAGCGTCCACCAGAATGAGAAACGGGTATCGCCGGCTCCGCGAATTGCGGAACCGAAGACGATCGCCAGAGCATCGAAGACCGAGTAAATCGCCACGAACCGCAGCAGCACGACGACGACCGGACGGATCTCGGCAAACGAATCGATGCGGGCGAAAGCCGCGTACGGCATGAGCAGCAGGTCGGGCAGGAACAGGTATGTCCCCGCCCAGAACGCCATGTAGAACAGCGAGACGCGCAGCGCGCTCCAGGTGGACTTCTCGGCAACAAGCGGCTCGTCCTGGCCGATGCGGCGTCCGACCAGCGTCATGACTGCCGTTCCCAGACCGAACATGGGGACGAACGCGAGCGAGTTCAGATTCAGTGCGATGTTGGTGGCCGCGAGCTCATTTGTCCCAAGCTGTCCGACGACCACGACGAAGACGCAGAACGCGCCGATGTCGACAAGCACCTGCATGCCGTTGGGCACACCGAAACGGACGAGTCGCCCCAGCAGCGGCAGATCGACGCGGCGCTGCTCGAGCAGCGGATAGCCCTCGGAGCGGGCGATCCTCCAGACAAGAATGCCGAAGACTGCGCATGCGACGACGTTCGCAAGCACCGTGGCCAGGGCTGCGCCGAAGATGCCCAGTTCTGGGAACGGTCCGGCACCGAAGATCAGGACGTAGTCGAGAACCGCATTGAGCAGGGCCGAGCCCAGGTGGACCCACATCACGACGCGGGTCTGACCCCGACCACTGAAGAACGACGACAGCACCGCGGCCAGCAGCATCGGCACTGCTCCGCAGATGAGCGTCCGGAAGTAAACGATCTCCATCTCCCGGACGTTTTCGGCGTGTCCCATCGCGTGGAAGATCGGCCCGGCAAGCGGTACTCCGACCAGCAGCAGCAAACCGCTGAGCAGGGCAAGAACTCCCCCCTGCCAAAGGGAAGCGACGACGCGGTCGTGTCGCCCCGCACCGTCGTACTGCGCGACGAATGTATTCGTATACATCGCCACGCCGAACGGGATGCTCATCACCGTCCAGTTGAAGACACCCGCCGGCATGCTGGCCGCGAGCGCATCGACCGAGACCCAGGTCAGGAAGATGCGGTCGACGACGTGCATCAGCGAGAGCGAGCCGGAGCTGATCATCAGCGGCATCGCCACCAGCCACAACTCGCGCAGGCTGCCGGGCGCAGCCAGTGCGGGCACCGACTCATCTGCGGGGCGGGCGTCCGATTCCTGAATCGATTGAGACACGCACGCTCACCCTGTCCGGATCGAAGAAAACCTGAGCACGAACGACCGGACCCGGCACGCCGGAGATGGTTCGCGCCGGTTAGAGCGTCCCCTTGGACGACGGCACTCCCTGCTGCCGCGGATCGACCGTAATCGCCACCCGCAGCGCCCGCGCGGTTGCCTTGAAGAAGCCCTCGGCGATGTGATGACTGTTGCGTCCGTGATGCAGCAGCAGGTGCAGATTCATCAAGGCATTGGCCGCCATGGCCTGCCAGAAGACCTCGACCAGCTGCGTATCGAACTGACCGATCTTCTCGGTCGGGAACTCGTAGGCGTCGACGAACCAGAAGCGGCCGCTCAGATCGACGGCAGAGGTGACCAGCGTCTCCTCCATGGGGAGGGTCATGCTGCCGTAGCGCGTGATTCCCTGCTTGTCACCGACCGCCTGCCGCAGTGCCTGCCCGAGGCAGATTCCGACGTCTTCGACGGTGTGGTGATCGTCAACGTGCGTGTCACCATCCGCCCGCACAGTCAGGTCGAACAGTCCGTGCTTGGCGAAGAGCGTGAGCATGTGATCGAAGAAGCCAACGCCCGTTGCGATCTCGGCGGTTCCCGTGCCGTCGAGATTGAGCGTGAGCGAGATATCGGTCTCGGCCGTTTTGCGATCGATGGTTGCGGTGCGGGCCGCGGTCATGAACAGGTCTCCGGTATAAGCTGACTGGACCCACAGCACGGGTGCAGATCTCTGGATGAATGGCTAGAGGATCTCGCCGAGGACTTCGAGCAGGCGATCGATCTGATCGTCGGTTCCGACGGTGATCCGCAGACCTTCGACCGTCTTGCCGCCGATCGCTTCCGGGAAGGTCATCAGCCGGACGAGGATCTTACGCTCTTTGAGCCGGGTGTAGATGTCACGGTGCTCACCCGACGAATGCGTCGTCCAGACGAAGTTGGCCTGGCTCGGTTCAACGTCGAAGCCGAGGTCCGCCAGCGCCGTCGCGAGACGTTGCCGGGTGGCGACGATCCGGTCCCGGTTGGCCCGCATCCACTCCTGATCCCGAATGGCCGCCTCGGCGGCAGCCAGCGAGATCATGTCGCAGTTGTAGCTGTCCTTGACCTTCCGCATGCCGGCAATGAGATCGGGATGGGCAATCGAAAACCCGAACCGCAGACCGGCGAGGCTGTACGATTTGCTGAGCGAGCGGGTGACGACAATCTGCCTGCCGGCATCGGTGTGCAGCAACTGCATCTGATGCGGCTCGTCGGCAAAGTCGCCGTACGCTTCGTCGAGGACGAAGACGCCCCGCGGCGGGATCAGTTTCAGCAGGGTCTCGTCGGACCAGCGGGTGCCTGAGGGGGAGTTGGGATTGGGCACGAACACGAGTTTCGACTGTTCGACGAGCGGGCGGGCGGCGTCGAGGTTCCAGGTCCAGTCCGGGTTGAGCAGCATCCGCTCGTGCCGGGCTCCCTGCAGGTCGGCCAACGTCTCGTAGAGGATGTAGCTGGGGTAGGGGTAGCTGATCAGCTCGCGGGGATCGACAAACGACCGCAGGAGGATCGTCAGCGCCTCGTCACTGCCATTGGTGGGCAGAACCCAGTCGGGGTCGAGACCGAACAGTTCGGCGACCGCTTTGCGAACACCGGTGCCGACCGGATCGGGATAGACGTTGAGCCGCCCCTCGGCCGCCTGCCGGATCGCACTGACGACGCGGGGTGACGGGGGATAGGGATTCTCGTTGGTGTTCAACTTGGTCCAGCCGTCCACCTGGGGCTGTTCGCCCGGGACGTAGCCGGCAATCCGTTCGACATCGGGCCGAAACAGACTCATCAGCGCGTTCCTCGAAAGACTCTGCGGGGCTGCGTGCCCCCTCAAACTGTTGCTCTGCCCGGGCCGCCGGAGTTCAGACACGCCGCAGCGCACGTGGTTCAGCGCGTAGCGGGGCTGCTGTTGCGGATGTTTTCCAGACGATAGCAGATCCGAATCGCAAAACGGAGCGGACGGGCAGGGGGTGTCTGGCAGTGGGACATTCCCCCCGACACTGGCGAAGCCAGTGGCACACGGTGGACGTCCGCCACCAGGCAGAGACTGCTCGAGCCCGTTGCGCCGCTGACGCACCACACGCACGTCGGACGCGAACAGACTGCGAATGGTGCGTCGCCTCCGGCGACAGCACCCTACGGCGCTGCCGAGAACGCCCCCAGTCGGCGGAACCTGGCACCGGTTCGACACTGGCGAAGCCGGTGGCACACGGTGAGAGCCAGTGGCACATGATGGACGACCGCCACCATGTAGAGAGAGCTCAAGGCCGTTTCGCCGCGGACGCACCACGCGCACGTCGGACGCGAACAGACTGCGAATGGTGCGTCGCCTTCGGCGACAGCACCCTACAGCGCCCCCAGCACTGCCGAAGCCAGTGGCACACGGTGATCGCCACTTCCAGACTGACAGACGTGACCGTGCTGAGCCGCGGAAACGTCCTCTACGCCGCTTCGGATTCGGGAGCTGTGGCGGAGAGCGGGTGCAGCGAAGCCGGAACGTTCGCCGGCGTATCGACGACGCGGCGGATGTCGGCACCGAGCATCCGCAGCCGTTCTTCAAACCGCTCGTACCCCCGGTCGAGGTGATAGATCCGGCGGACGACCGATTCCCCTCGAGCGGCAAGTGCCGCCAGGACCAGAGCCGCACTGGCCCGCAGGTCGGACGCCATGACGC
This region includes:
- a CDS encoding MATE family efflux transporter, giving the protein MSQSIQESDARPADESVPALAAPGSLRELWLVAMPLMISSGSLSLMHVVDRIFLTWVSVDALAASMPAGVFNWTVMSIPFGVAMYTNTFVAQYDGAGRHDRVVASLWQGGVLALLSGLLLLVGVPLAGPIFHAMGHAENVREMEIVYFRTLICGAVPMLLAAVLSSFFSGRGQTRVVMWVHLGSALLNAVLDYVLIFGAGPFPELGIFGAALATVLANVVACAVFGILVWRIARSEGYPLLEQRRVDLPLLGRLVRFGVPNGMQVLVDIGAFCVFVVVVGQLGTNELAATNIALNLNSLAFVPMFGLGTAVMTLVGRRIGQDEPLVAEKSTWSALRVSLFYMAFWAGTYLFLPDLLLMPYAAFARIDSFAEIRPVVVVLLRFVAIYSVFDALAIVFGSAIRGAGDTRFSFWWTLACGWCLLVLPAWWLSRNIPEHGLYGCWGAASVYITAMGVGFCLRFRGGLWKSMRVIESGEEAVPDDLPLP
- the hisC gene encoding histidinol-phosphate transaminase; this encodes MSLFRPDVERIAGYVPGEQPQVDGWTKLNTNENPYPPSPRVVSAIRQAAEGRLNVYPDPVGTGVRKAVAELFGLDPDWVLPTNGSDEALTILLRSFVDPRELISYPYPSYILYETLADLQGARHERMLLNPDWTWNLDAARPLVEQSKLVFVPNPNSPSGTRWSDETLLKLIPPRGVFVLDEAYGDFADEPHQMQLLHTDAGRQIVVTRSLSKSYSLAGLRFGFSIAHPDLIAGMRKVKDSYNCDMISLAAAEAAIRDQEWMRANRDRIVATRQRLATALADLGFDVEPSQANFVWTTHSSGEHRDIYTRLKERKILVRLMTFPEAIGGKTVEGLRITVGTDDQIDRLLEVLGEIL
- the plsY gene encoding glycerol-3-phosphate 1-O-acyltransferase PlsY, yielding MFATAAIALGLALIGGYLLGSIPFGLLIGWQVGKIDLREHGSGNIGATNVGRTLGTRWGLICLGLDALKGLLPVLLLPMLLSGLSESAAPHVAVFAGVGAVLGHMFPCWLGFRGGKGVATALGVVAMLAPLSTLLAAGMFAATFAVSRIVSLGSMLAAVTFAVAQFWQLAPTPFSRESWSMAAFSVAVPLLIIVRHRENLKRLLTGTEKRFSSKPAAKQSAEPDGAPR
- the hisB gene encoding imidazoleglycerol-phosphate dehydratase HisB, encoding MTAARTATIDRKTAETDISLTLNLDGTGTAEIATGVGFFDHMLTLFAKHGLFDLTVRADGDTHVDDHHTVEDVGICLGQALRQAVGDKQGITRYGSMTLPMEETLVTSAVDLSGRFWFVDAYEFPTEKIGQFDTQLVEVFWQAMAANALMNLHLLLHHGRNSHHIAEGFFKATARALRVAITVDPRQQGVPSSKGTL
- a CDS encoding sugar phosphate isomerase/epimerase family protein — protein: MTPHLTRRDFHRHCAALAASSLLARPAFAADEPFRLNYIVASAMYGKAPLAEILPEVRKTGAEYIEIWAERHGNQREQIDEMGPDAFADLLAKHDVKLGSFTCFKYGIFNMQGEMDLVRRLGGDMVICNTGGPKGLTGDDLKSAVSQFAAKLRPHVEAAEDRGLILGVENHSGSLVSSPESQQMLLDAIPSEHLGIALAPYHLPQDPSLLAGHIRNLGERLVHFQAWEHGMGCMTKLPKEQELMQLPHRGPLDWTPLLEALKQIDYRGRTEIFMHPVPRGIPILESTAAVTDEINDARKYLESRLEAVG